The proteins below are encoded in one region of Paeniglutamicibacter cryotolerans:
- a CDS encoding low temperature requirement protein A translates to MGGRDPHEENRVSTPLELFFDLTFAIAFGVAAGLFARSMAEGKVGTGLIGFGFAMFAVIWAWINFSWFASAYDTDDWVFRVVTMVQMLGVLILAMGIEPMFTSIEAGVHVDNRVMVLGYVVMRVALLFQWLRAARQDPAHRATCRAYAKYLAVAQAGWVAVIFIDTGVAVMFLMAAPLFLLEMATPVIAERKSRTPWHAHHIAERYSLLVIIALGECLLGTIDALRAVVADSGWNLDTAVVGLAGTGLAFAMWWLYFLMPSGTALHRRRERSFVFGYAHMLVFASIAATGAGLHLYAYYLQGRTRIAEAAVVAAVAIPVAVFMLALTFLYSHMMGVDLLHLSYGVAMLLMGGGSVLLAVRGFPHTLCLVLILIAPAGSIVVDELVGHRRRAVALARLARSRGMGVT, encoded by the coding sequence ATGGGCGGCCGGGATCCCCACGAGGAAAACCGGGTCTCCACTCCGCTGGAATTATTCTTCGATCTGACGTTCGCCATTGCCTTCGGCGTGGCAGCAGGACTGTTTGCCCGGAGCATGGCCGAAGGAAAGGTGGGGACGGGACTGATCGGTTTCGGATTCGCCATGTTCGCCGTCATCTGGGCGTGGATCAACTTCAGCTGGTTTGCCAGTGCCTATGACACGGACGACTGGGTCTTCAGGGTCGTCACCATGGTCCAGATGCTCGGCGTGCTGATCCTGGCCATGGGGATCGAGCCGATGTTCACCTCCATCGAGGCCGGGGTCCACGTGGATAACCGGGTCATGGTGCTCGGCTACGTGGTGATGCGCGTGGCGCTGCTGTTTCAATGGCTGCGGGCCGCCCGACAGGACCCGGCCCACCGTGCCACCTGCCGCGCCTATGCGAAGTACCTGGCTGTGGCGCAGGCTGGTTGGGTTGCGGTGATATTCATCGATACGGGGGTTGCCGTGATGTTCCTGATGGCGGCCCCGCTGTTCCTGCTCGAGATGGCGACACCGGTCATCGCCGAAAGGAAATCAAGGACGCCGTGGCACGCGCACCACATCGCCGAACGCTATAGCCTGCTGGTGATCATCGCACTGGGCGAATGCCTGCTGGGCACGATCGATGCGCTGCGCGCCGTGGTCGCGGACAGCGGCTGGAACCTGGATACGGCAGTGGTCGGGCTGGCCGGAACCGGACTGGCCTTTGCCATGTGGTGGCTGTATTTCCTCATGCCCTCGGGGACCGCGCTGCATCGGCGCCGTGAGCGTTCGTTCGTGTTCGGTTATGCCCACATGCTGGTCTTTGCCTCGATTGCCGCCACCGGAGCGGGCCTGCACCTCTATGCCTACTACCTGCAGGGGCGGACCCGGATCGCCGAGGCGGCGGTGGTTGCCGCCGTGGCGATTCCCGTTGCCGTCTTCATGCTGGCACTGACGTTCCTGTATTCCCACATGATGGGGGTTGACCTGTTGCACCTCTCCTACGGTGTGGCGATGCTGCTCATGGGTGGCGGGTCGGTCCTGCTGGCCGTGCGCGGCTTCCCGCACACACTGTGCCTGGTGCTGATCCTCATCGCCCCGGCCGGCTCGATCGTGGTGGACGAGCTCGTGGGGCACCGCCGCCGGGCAGTGGCGCTGGCCCGCTTGGCCCGATCCCGTGGCATGGGTGTCACCTGA
- a CDS encoding DUF456 domain-containing protein — MDPQIIATLIAGLLLLVAVIGTVYPVLPGSFLAIGTLLAWAWFIGSPAAWVFAGIGMAVAITGATASTVLTGRKLKKQSIPKGSILVAVVCAVAGMFVVPVIGLFLGFGLGLFGSELLRRRDVPEATRSSVAVLKSTGLGILTEFGCAAFASSLWMIGVIVHFSTR; from the coding sequence GTGGATCCACAAATCATTGCAACTCTCATTGCCGGGCTGCTCCTGCTGGTGGCGGTTATCGGCACCGTCTATCCGGTGTTGCCCGGAAGCTTCCTGGCCATCGGCACGCTGCTGGCCTGGGCCTGGTTCATCGGCAGCCCGGCGGCATGGGTTTTCGCCGGCATCGGGATGGCGGTGGCCATCACCGGAGCCACGGCATCGACCGTGCTGACCGGGCGCAAGCTCAAGAAGCAGTCGATCCCCAAGGGCTCCATCCTGGTGGCCGTCGTCTGCGCGGTGGCCGGGATGTTCGTGGTCCCCGTCATCGGCCTGTTTCTCGGATTCGGGCTGGGACTCTTCGGCAGCGAACTTCTCAGGAGGCGCGACGTTCCCGAGGCGACGCGGTCCTCGGTGGCTGTGCTGAAATCCACCGGGCTGGGCATCCTCACCGAGTTCGGCTGCGCCGCGTTCGCCTCATCGCTCTGGATGATCGGCGTCATCGTACATTTTTCCACCCGTTGA
- a CDS encoding DUF6507 family protein — MALANWDVNPSAARAVIAGVRGHAESFEPLEKALKASVEDAAASSKSTSIAGALQSTYEGYLAKVAAVAGLSALKVVNQADKIVNAFVDADKTMASIARQAIDEVPSSLANAQ, encoded by the coding sequence ATGGCATTGGCGAACTGGGATGTGAATCCCTCAGCGGCACGGGCGGTGATTGCCGGGGTACGTGGGCACGCCGAATCCTTCGAACCCTTGGAAAAGGCGTTGAAGGCGTCGGTGGAGGACGCTGCTGCCTCCTCCAAAAGCACCTCGATCGCCGGTGCTCTGCAGTCCACCTATGAGGGCTACCTGGCCAAGGTTGCGGCCGTGGCCGGGCTGAGCGCCCTGAAAGTCGTTAATCAGGCCGACAAGATCGTGAACGCGTTCGTGGACGCCGACAAGACCATGGCGTCTATCGCCCGGCAAGCAATCGACGAAGTCCCCTCCTCCCTGGCGAATGCACAGTGA